A part of Limihaloglobus sulfuriphilus genomic DNA contains:
- a CDS encoding LexA family protein: protein MSKEIEAIYIPDTSTELDCLLFTASVPAGFPSPAADYEENRLDLNKHLIQNPASTFFVRVSGDSMVGAGIHSGDILIVDRSLEPRSGKVVIAVVDAELTVKRIRFKNSPKRVILESANEKYPDREISGDSEFEVWGVVTNVIHRL, encoded by the coding sequence ATGTCAAAAGAAATTGAAGCCATATACATTCCTGATACCTCGACAGAGCTTGACTGCCTTCTGTTTACGGCGAGTGTGCCGGCTGGTTTTCCCTCTCCGGCAGCCGATTATGAGGAAAACCGGCTCGATCTGAACAAACATCTGATCCAGAATCCGGCTTCAACTTTTTTTGTGCGTGTCAGCGGCGATTCAATGGTCGGTGCAGGGATACACTCCGGCGATATTCTCATTGTTGACCGAAGCCTCGAGCCTCGCAGCGGCAAGGTTGTCATCGCCGTCGTTGACGCAGAGCTGACGGTAAAACGCATCCGGTTCAAAAATTCGCCCAAACGGGTCATACTTGAATCGGCTAACGAAAAATACCCCGACAGGGAAATCTCCGGCGATTCAGAATTCGAGGTCTGGGGCGTAGTTACAAACGTAATACACCGGCTATGA
- a CDS encoding Y-family DNA polymerase gives MNRIFALIDCNNFYVSCERVFDPSLRSRPVVVLSNNDGCIISRSNEAKALGIKMGTPVFEVESFLKKNSVAVCSSNYALYADMSSRVMQTLEQFSPKMEVYSIDEAFLEFSGIGGSLKSIGSDIRRRVYKCSGIPVSVGFGSTKTLAKLANGIAKKSVRAGGVLDLCGPARHLQIALQRTAAGDVWGIGYRSARKLRGMGIDTAAALARADERLIQPRFGITGLRTVYELRGHCCFELEENPPAKKSVTVSRSFSRAVTSKREISEAVTAFIARAAEKLRGEKLAANFMNIYAASGSYSNGKRAARVYKTFPLEFETATNDTHEILRLAGDFAQSLYSAGIHYKKAGVIFHNLVPQDRIQRNLFDSRDRTRFRRLMQTLDKINDSGKSRVFFAGEGIEKPWQTKFRRRSPRYTTSWNELPLAH, from the coding sequence ATGAACAGGATTTTCGCACTTATAGACTGTAATAATTTTTATGTTTCCTGTGAACGGGTGTTTGACCCTTCACTACGCAGCAGACCGGTTGTGGTGCTTTCCAACAACGACGGCTGTATTATTTCCCGCTCCAACGAGGCAAAAGCACTGGGCATCAAGATGGGGACGCCCGTATTTGAGGTTGAATCATTTCTGAAAAAGAATTCCGTTGCCGTATGTTCTTCTAATTACGCCCTTTACGCTGATATGTCATCCCGGGTTATGCAGACCCTCGAGCAGTTCAGCCCAAAGATGGAGGTATATTCCATTGATGAGGCGTTTCTGGAATTCTCCGGCATTGGCGGCAGCCTCAAATCCATCGGCAGCGATATCCGGCGCAGAGTGTATAAGTGCAGCGGCATACCGGTCTCCGTCGGCTTCGGCTCGACAAAGACCCTCGCCAAGCTGGCCAACGGCATCGCGAAAAAATCAGTACGTGCCGGCGGCGTACTTGACCTGTGCGGACCGGCAAGACATCTTCAAATTGCCTTGCAGCGAACCGCGGCAGGCGATGTCTGGGGCATTGGCTATCGCAGCGCCAGAAAACTCCGCGGCATGGGCATCGATACCGCCGCGGCTCTTGCACGGGCAGACGAGAGGCTCATACAGCCGCGATTCGGTATAACCGGCCTCCGTACGGTCTATGAGCTCAGGGGGCACTGCTGTTTTGAGCTGGAGGAAAACCCGCCCGCGAAAAAGAGCGTTACGGTTTCGCGGTCATTTTCAAGGGCGGTTACATCGAAACGTGAGATCAGCGAAGCAGTTACAGCATTCATCGCCAGGGCTGCCGAGAAACTGCGGGGTGAAAAGCTCGCCGCGAATTTCATGAATATATATGCCGCCTCCGGCAGCTACTCAAACGGAAAAAGAGCTGCTCGGGTTTACAAAACCTTCCCCCTTGAGTTTGAAACCGCTACAAACGATACACACGAAATACTGCGGCTGGCGGGCGATTTTGCCCAAAGTCTCTATTCAGCCGGAATACATTACAAAAAAGCCGGCGTTATCTTCCACAACCTTGTGCCCCAGGACCGTATCCAGCGAAATCTTTTTGACAGCCGCGACCGGACACGTTTCAGGCGGCTGATGCAAACCCTTGACAAGATTAACGATAGCGGCAAATCAAGGGTATTCTTCGCCGGCGAGGGAATAGAAAAGCCCTGGCAGACAAAATTCCGACGCAGAAGCCCCCGCTACACAACCAGCTGGAACGAGCTGCCGCTGGCACACTGA
- a CDS encoding DUF4139 domain-containing protein: MNNTFKKYRFSECNVFKVREIRNDSETKSPNPFNYPPDYGTAAQGISNEDLFFYPVDSVTLKTDETGYYPLFTEELEYKHIYTWKVDQPEPVQRYNRGDDSSKEEIWHCIRFDNTTGMPLTTSPAQIVKNDLILGQDTLNYTPIGQEATVKITQALDIKAEKLDYESRREREVKTFYGNKYDLITFECKLSVTNHKAEDVSLEIERTFIGRVIDKSHKETKEKVSTPLGSVNPRTNVTWNLDVKAGETAEITCQYQAYAYRDNIY, translated from the coding sequence ATGAATAATACTTTTAAAAAATACAGATTTAGCGAGTGTAACGTTTTTAAAGTAAGAGAGATACGTAATGATAGCGAAACAAAGAGTCCCAACCCTTTTAATTATCCCCCTGATTATGGAACCGCCGCACAGGGAATCTCGAACGAAGACCTGTTTTTCTACCCGGTAGATTCAGTAACACTAAAAACTGACGAAACGGGCTATTATCCGCTGTTCACAGAAGAGCTTGAATACAAGCATATTTATACGTGGAAAGTTGATCAGCCCGAGCCGGTGCAGCGTTACAATCGCGGCGACGACTCAAGCAAAGAAGAAATATGGCACTGCATCAGGTTTGACAATACAACCGGAATGCCCCTGACAACATCTCCGGCTCAGATCGTTAAGAACGATTTAATCCTGGGACAGGACACATTGAATTATACCCCCATCGGCCAGGAGGCTACCGTCAAAATAACCCAGGCTCTTGATATAAAGGCGGAAAAACTCGACTATGAGAGCCGCCGCGAGCGGGAAGTAAAGACGTTTTACGGCAATAAGTACGACCTGATAACCTTTGAATGTAAGCTCTCGGTAACAAACCACAAGGCCGAAGATGTATCTCTCGAGATCGAGCGTACATTCATAGGCAGGGTGATTGATAAATCACACAAAGAAACAAAAGAAAAAGTCTCCACCCCGCTTGGTTCTGTAAACCCGCGGACAAATGTTACCTGGAATCTCGACGTAAAAGCCGGCGAGACTGCGGAGATAACCTGCCAATACCAGGCATACGCATACAGGGATAACATCTATTAA
- a CDS encoding DUF4113 domain-containing protein, whose translation MQTLDKINDSGKSRVFFAGEGIEKPWQTKFRRRSPRYTTSWNELPLAH comes from the coding sequence ATGCAAACCCTTGACAAGATTAACGATAGCGGCAAATCAAGGGTATTCTTCGCCGGCGAGGGAATAGAAAAACCCTGGCAGACAAAATTCCGACGCAGAAGCCCCCGCTACACAACCAGCTGGAACGAGCTGCCGCTGGCACACTGA